The Aethina tumida isolate Nest 87 chromosome 5, icAetTumi1.1, whole genome shotgun sequence genomic sequence aaaaatgcatgttaaaataattaatatataaataacaaaattagtacACAAAACGCGTGctaagatttctttattttttaaagatatataaCTTATAAGCCCATATGCACATGGTTTTCAATGATTAATGAATTAACTCTGCTGTCGTAATAGTGCGATGAATTCTATAATTATCAACTTATTACAAAGTGAAATGATGACAAAactgtttttatgttttgttttcgtTGTATAGATGAGATTTCTGATAATAAaactacaataataacaataagttGTACCAAATAACATAAGTATTCAACAACAACACATATTATAAACACAAACAGTTGGAAAACTTGACCAACGTTTGATATAGAGCATTaaggaaaaaacaaaaataattccaaGTTGATGAAATTATCAAAGTAGCTAACAgagataaaaaagaataaacatCGTTAATGACTGGCCAATAATTTGTAacgaatgtttttttaattattgatttcttAGAAATTAACATGAATTCTTAGTAAATATAatcagatttttttttctattgaacCTTGAACTTTGAGTGGAGATTCTGGCAAATCCATCTGCCTTatctttttatgtaatttttagttaataaacatataacaTAATctctatatattttgttattgagattaaaattattatttaaattatgtgctCCATgacatgtaaattttatataaaaatatttgatacgttgttaataaatgtcattatattaaaatattgtgcttgtttaaatgtattctatttatattttaaatatttttgttacttatTTCAAAATCATGTTTTCATGGAATAGTCAACACgaagaattataatttcacaattattaTACTATTGCCATATTACacaagtaataatattattgtaatatagaTTAATCTGTTatcatgttaaatattaaatcgatCGATACAAAACAAATGTCACACAACTATCAGTAAACATGAAATTGAacgttatttttacatttttggtaaattctttgttaatgttaattttacgtATAATAAATGCTTATTATGTCAAtcgaaagaatttttaatattcagtttaattatgctatgttttaagatgcataatattaaacataattaacgaACACCCAGTATATAATTTGGGAATAATGATAATGGCTCTTTGTAGGATGACGTGTATGACAAGAAAGAAGTTTTctgcatcaaaattggtggtcTTAGATCATATTAGTTAAATCTctcaaatttttggaaaaaaaaattcaaacatgATGTTTGTTTATAGATTATCGTTTAGTCATTATATTtgcaattcattaaaaaaattgttgttccttttaagatttataacaaaatgtttCACTTTAATGTGccattctatattttaagtaagaatacgaataatttttataagtttattcaaaaaatattttaatttacggaATCAGCTGACATGTGTCAAAAGAACAGCTGTTTCATAACCACATTTGACAGATAcaaaactactaaaaataaataaaaattaattttaaaaattagtgttTTATTGACCTTTGCATTACAACCGACAATTCCTATGACACCGCAAACCAATGTTTTTAGATATTGATTCGATAAGTCGAGTGGTATGATCACAAACATTCTCGCCCTTCTCTAAAGAGTGAGACAGAAGTGGACACGTCGCCGCATATTCATCGTGTCTCATTAAAAACCGCTCCCcgtctaaaaattgttataaacaaTTCAGTTCGCGAGTGAGAAAGTGATCTCTTGCCGAAGCAGTCTATTTTTATCTTCAGTGTTGTGCGTGTTTGGATTAACTTGATAAGGTACCAGTTAACGGTAGTTACATAACATTAATTGTAACTcagtattatttgttttgattaGAAAATGGGCAAAATCAAGGCTGGACCGGTCGTTGACATCCTGGGCGATGAAATGACCAGGATCATCTGGGATTCCATCAAAGAAAAACTCATTCTGCCGTTCCTCGACATCGAACTGCACGTCTACGATTTGGGCATCGAGAACCGCGACAAAACCAACGATCAGGTAACCATCGATTGTGCCAACGCCGTTAAAAAATACAACGTTGGAATTAAGTGTGCCACCATAACACCCGATGAGAAACGAGTGGAAGAGTTCAAATTGAAGGAAATGTGGAAATCACCTAATGGTACCATCAGAAATATTCTTGGAGGAACTGTATTCAGGGAGGCCATTATTTGCAAGAACATCCCCAGGTTGGTGAGTGGTTGGAACCAGCCTATCATTATTGGTCGTCATGCCCATGCTGACCAATACAAAGCCACAGATTTTGTGGTGCCTGGTGAGGGCAAACTGGAGCTGATCTTCACGTCTAAATCAGGAGAAACTATCAAACATACTGTACATGATTACAAGGGAGCTGGTGTGGCCCTTGGAATGTTCAACACAGATGAATCCATCACAGACTTCGCTCACTGTTGTTTCAAATATGCCTTGGATAGGGGATACCCGTTATATTTGTCCACCAAAAACACAATTCTGAAGAAATACGACGGCAGATTCAAGGACATTTTCCAGAACATCTACGACACACAATATAAACCCCAATATGAGGCCAAGAAAATCTGGTATGAGCACAGACTCATTGATGATATGGTGGCCTATGCCATGAAATCTGAAGGAGGCTTCGTATGGGCATGCAAAAACTACGACGGTGACGTGCAATCCGACTCAGTAGCTCAGGGATATGGATCATTGGGATTGATGACCTCAGTGTTGATCTGCCCTGATGGTAAAACTGTAGAATCTGAGGCTGCTCACGGCACTGTGACTCGGCACTACAGACAATACCAGAAAGGACAGGAGACTTCAACTAATCCCATCGCATCGATTTTCGCCTGGACCAGAGGCTTAGAACACAGGGCGAAGTTGGATAACAATAAGGAACTGGAGAAATTCGCTAAGACTCTGGAAGAAGTTTGCATTGATACCATTGAGTCTGGATTCATGACTAAGGATTTGGCGATTTGTATTAAGGGTATGAACAACGTGAAGAGGTCTGACTATTTGGAGACCTTTGAATTTATGGATAAACTGGCTGAAAACCTTAAGAAAAGAGTTTCAATCTGACTGAATTCTAAACTATGATTTTTTGTGTTCTGCATTTACGTGAAATGTATCAAATACGTATTTTTGTGActgaatttttcatattatctaTTTTACAGATAAGGTGaaggaatattttttgaataaaaaagtattataatacatatgtTCATCAtaggtttgttttatttactttacattTGCTAGTCATTGTTTGGTAGACATAATGGAGAGTGTGTACTTTAAACGCATTGAAATTAACCGGtttttaaatgcatttattaatagaattcaaggtcaaaaatatagtttattggtAATTTGAACCTTGATcctttgtcaattttatttatttaatcaaattcaagaattgttaattgaatacaaaaagaaaaatagatatttaaaacattaagaattgagataataaaattgttttaaacaaaatacagattaaacttaatattttatcaaaataagtatTCAAAAAATCTACTTGAAGTTGAATTATTCCAAAAATCGGATTACCAATGGCATTAaacataacatatatattatcaaaataaatttcaataaataatgtaatatcttgcataaattaaacaaaattgcaaCATCAGAACATTTAAccctgtaataaaattaacataagatTCCttggaaagttaattaaaaattaaaaagaaaaacaatattaactgctacatttttgtttttaatgactcatattccaaaaattgtaatatgttcAAAACTACGAAAGGGGAAAATTTTACAAGTGATGGATTGttgcttatttttattctattaaattcaaaagtaaaataaatttaaatactgtaatatttaaataatattactggtcaaaacaaaacatactgaaaatatttttaaatctttttaatttgggaaattaatattatgcacTCTTAAAAGTGGCTCATCTTATCAAttagtttcaaataatttatgtcgTGCTTAGTATTTCTTTGTGTTGCATACTTGCGCTATCTATGGTAAAGCCttaaaaccaaataaattgCGCAAACTCATCTTTGGCAGATATCTATATCGCAAAATCTAGAAAACGTCAAATCACATTGACCAAAGCAATACGCATCAATAAACCTATAAATCAGTAGAAAAACTAGTTTTTCAAACGGGTAGATCTCTTCAGTGTTGTCAAGGGACTACCCCAACACTATGGAACGCATACAAGAACTGCGGGCTAAAATCATGTACTCGGAGAAGTACTGCGACGATGAGTACGAGTACAGGCACGTGATACTGCCCACAGAACTGGCGAAAATGGTCCCCAAATCCCATCTGATGACCGAGGACGAGTGGCGCGATCTTGGCATCCAACAGAGCAAGGGATGGCAACATTATATGATCCACAATCCGGAGCCGCATATTCTGCTCTTCAAGAGACCCATTTCTTATGCCAAGAGACGTTAAAGCAATTATTTCTATGTGTTTGTAttacattcatatttttaataaattagactAACTGcttgatgttttatttaaaattgatatcagGTTGTTAAAAATAAGGTTAACAACTGAAAACATATAGAACAATAAATgtggaattattaaaataaagttttaaatgcaCATGCTAACAAgaaataacagttttaaattaaaaatttgatatcaaTGGTGAGGAtgcattttattacttataaacagatgagtaaaataaaaaacaatgtgacatttcatattttaataaaattatttggaagTTTAATCTGTCCGgtaatttctgaatttttcttttacttaTACACCTAATTCTCTTTTTACGCAATAGACACGTTCCCAAATAATTCGTATAAAAGAGAATTAGGTGTaaacagtattaaaaaattcttattacggttcatttaagaatttatttcgtGCTTacccattttaatttaacaaatatattgtaaaaaaaattacactttgaaaaaaagaaaatatctgACATtcactaatataaaaatttatagaatattgaaaaccCTGTAAAAACTTGTCGGTAAATTTTCAACAGAAATGTCGCCATCTTTCCGTCAATATCCTCATTACATTTCAACAGATACCAACTTTTGCCGAATCATATGGATATGACAGTAAACAATATTTGACAGCTGTAAAACGAGTCAACAAAAGATTTGCAAATATAACTGTTGTTTATAAATCCTTTGTTTGCGGACCATATAAACAACCAGAACCCAACCAGAGGAAGACCAGTCGCAATGAGTCATATCGAGTAAAAACATCGCAGTGTGCGGCAGGTTTTCAGTCAAAATGGCTTCAAGAAACAAGCCCGGATCTAAAAATGACGACCCCACCGTTGAGGtaattgatcaattaaaacaacatcTAATCAGCCCTAAACTAACGATTTGTAATTTCCAGTCATTGGCTGAGGTCTTCAGATGCTTCATTTGCATGGAAAAACTCAGGGATGCTCACTTGTGCCCTCATTGCTCCAAACTTTGCTGCTATGTGTGCATCAGGAGGTGGTTGACTGAACAACGGTCGCAGTGCCCACATTGTCGGGCTTCCTTGCACCTTCATGAGCTGGTCAATTGCAGATGGGTTGAGGAGGTTACTCAGCAGTTGGACACTTTGCAGGCTGTCAGCTTGAATGGGAGCAGGACTGATGAGAATGACAGGGACAAGtaagttttctaaaaaattatcaaaacctGAAAAATACCATTTCATGCTAATATACTTTGTTAATGTGTACAGGTGCATTTCTCATCTAGAGAAACTGTCAGTGTACTGTTGGACATGTCGTTGCTGCATCTGCCATCAATGTGCTTTGTGGGGTGGCACCCACTCTGGCCACACATTCAAACCTCTGGATGAAGTGTATGAGCAACATGTCAGTCAGATTAAGGATGAAGTGGCCCAATTAAGGAGAAGACTTATGGAATTGATCAGTATTGTACAGGAAGTTGTAAGTaatcagtaaaattttttatacatgacTTTCATTGGGGCTGTTTTAAGGAAAGGAATGTTGAGTCTGTGAGGTCAGCAAAGGACGAACGTGTTCGCGAGATTAGAAACGCAGTGGAATTGATGATTGCCAGACTGGATTCACAACTAAAGACTAAATTACTAACACTGATGGGTCAGAAGGATTCTCTGACACAGGTAAAcgcattttatatatttcttcatgTGCTTGTTATAATAGTTGCTGTATTCAGGAAACTGAACAATTAGAACATCTCCTTCATGAGATTGAGCATCAGATGCATACTTGTACTCGCTCAGAACTGATTTCAAAGAGTAGCGAATTGTCAAGGATGATTCACGCAATCCGTAAGAAGCCAATGACCAGTTTCGTAACTGCGCCAGTTCCTGCAGATTTTCAtaggtaaatattatttatttatctatataaATGCGACgtttaaataaacacttcTGAGAAATATGATTTAGCATATGAATGGATTACAAAATTGATTACAAGGAACGCGGAACTCGATTATCGAATATGGAAAGCCTATTAAAAACTTGCCACTTAAGGTAAAATATCAACCAGTCAAggattcaataattttcattgtatCATTGGACGACCTTGCACTTACATatatgtgaaattttaatttcatccaTTGTTTAATGTTCttggtatttatttattgattaattttagcgAAATAGTCCCGGCGTACAACAGCAGCACGTTTGTGATGCACTGTTTCTCCCAACTTCAAAGAAAGGCGGACCCCGTTTATTCCACTCCCATGCACTGCAATGGCCTTTGTTGGCGACTGAAGGTCTATCCCGACGGCAACGGCGTTGTCCGAGGAAACTACTTGTCCGTGTTTCTGGAACTGAGTGCCGGATATCCGGAAACATCAAAGTATGGTTTCAATTACCATTCCACTGATTAAATAAAGCTAAAATTTGGTAATTCAGGTACGAGTACCGCGTTGAGATGATACACCAAGCGAGCAGGGACTCGTCCAAGAACATCGTAAGGGAGTTTGCGTCCGACTTCGAGGTGGGCGAATGTTGGGGCTACAACAGGTTCTTCCGGTTGGACCTGCTCGCCAGCGAGGGATACTTGAATGTGGCGTTGGACACCCTAGTACTCAGGTTCCAAGTACGCGCCCCTACGTTTTACCAGCGCTGCCGCGATCAACAGTGGTACATAAACCAGCTGCAGACTGTCCAAAACCAATACATTTCCCAAATTAACGAGTCGAAGGAAAGACTGGCGGCGGAGATATCACGGAACGCGGTCGCCGCCACTTTGGGCAACGGTCAGTCGTTGGATATGGGAGGGGTGGCGTTGGTGAAGAGTCTCTACAATATGACGCTCTCTAATACTGATGCAGGGGACCAAGCGGCGGCTTCTAGTTCGCAAAGAAACTTGCCGGAGAAAGGTTACTCCGTTTCTGGAGACTTGAACTTGTGTAACAAAAGTTTGCTGTCTCTAAAGAGTGCGacgtaagtaaattaaaaaaaaatcagattAGTATTaccattttcataataatttcagGCTGGAGGCCCAAAAATCGCAGGACTGCGCCTGCAGTTCCTCAACGTCACAGTCAGATGCGGCAAGTACGACTTCGTTGGCATCAATGCAGCCGTCGCCGTTGAAGAAAGCTTCAGAGGAGACCAACAATTTAAACAGAAGTCAGGATACTCCAAGGCCCATGCTCGGTCTTGGTGTGTCTATGAGCTCACCAAACTTGTTCAACATGTCCTGGGCCTTGAGCAACAGCAGCAGTGAGAGTGTTAGTTACAGGAAAATTGTCACTAATATTGGTATTTGAACTTGTGTTTTGTGTTTCTAGGAAATGAGCGAGCCTGAGAATGACTTTGAGCCAGAAGCTGCTAATTTGACTCACGCAGGTGGTGAAATCTCCAACGACGAAAACGATGTTGACTTGGAGACAATGTctggtaataaattaatcaactaCCTAATACATAagttaattctttttattttaaaggagAGAACGACGTGGAGTATGCAGAGTTCTCGATGGCCCAACGTTTAATGCTGCGCGAGTCCAGTCCTGGTTTGAACACGCAAGGCGCCACCGCTTTGCCGAGAACATTCGAGGAGAGGCTCAAGCAATTGAAGTTTCATCCTAACCAGTTCGGAAACTCCGTATTCTCCAACGTACCCATTAAAGACGTTGCCGAATCACATGTGCCAAAGTCTGAAGGTATTACTCAGAATTTCTTGTAAAGTTTTcgattaacattatttatttgacgCAGACGCCAGCGCCGTCTCTCtagaaaacaaaaagaaactcAAGCATCGTTTTAAGGGAACAACAGATCAAGTTACGCCCAGTACCTCAAGCACTGCTGGTGGGTGGTCTGAAACTGTGCCATTGAgccaaaatacaaaagtaagTTCTATTATCAATTAACTTTGTAAATACTTAATCTTGTTTTTTGTAGGAATCTGTGATGGGGCCATTGGAGTCATTCTTAAGGTCTATAAACTGTTATCCGGAACATGACCAGAATCGCAAAAAGGATTGTCCTAAAGATAAGCGCAGATCTTCGCAGAGTCAGTCTACCACTCAAACTTCACCCGTTTTTGCGCTACCCTTGCTACAACCTTCATCACCTCCTCCATTGAGCGACAACATCGACAGCGTACAACCGTCTTCGTCTACAGGTAGCAAAacggtaattttattttatgttatatgaatcttttttaaagGTTTCAGTTGGACTCCGTCTCTGTTGAGCCAAAGACGGCCTGGTAAGTCTCCTAAGGGGATGCAGAGTGAGAGTGCTAAGCCTGAGAAAGATGCCAAGGGTGGAAGGtacttattttaatctatttttaagaTCTTAcacaaaacttattaatttatatttcaggtTAGACTCACAGCCTAATTCCGCATAATTTGTCAAGCTATTCATGATAATCTCTAAGTGTTATATAAGATCCAAATTAGAATATTAGTGAATTAACAGTAAttctaatgaaatttaatgctTTCAATGGGAaaagtttcttatttatttaattagtttagttttgagtacttaattattttatattatatttaaagactAAGATGACATTTGAAGGTGTATTTGAAGTATAATATTGACTTTGAACAAATACATGGACTGAATGTCAGgttttatttttgcaataGTAGTTTAAAACGATATACTGAAACTGTGATTAGCTCTCTACTGTAAACATCATTTCAGAAtcaaactaatttgatttgatatgTGACGccttcttaaatatttcaactatGTACATTCCAAGAGCGAGGAATTTAACAGAATTGTTAGGCTGTGTATTATTGTTGAACAAGTcgaatatatgtattaaattaatactaataactATGTGCAGCTTTgaatgttaaacaataaaattatttaatattaaaatgttttattatttaaaataaaattacagtataaaagtcaattaattggaaataagtcaataaaaaactacaataaaatagtGTCCAGCACATTCAAATAACagtaaaatcattttgtttctaaatttaaacaccCCAATTCGGCTGTCAATCTGTAAAGAGTTGGGAATAACTCCGGGTAGGCTATAATTTCAGCAACAGATGGTCTGTCGCTAGGATTGGGTgaaagtaatttttcaataatatcctGCATACTTTGGCCGTACTTTTGAGTGtttattttcttgattttgCCTTTGGCAATCGACAAAACAACGTTGGATAcctaacacaaataaaattaattactatttatataaatctgaACCAATTAGTATTCTTACCGTTCcatcaaacattttttctagGGCGCAAAGTTCATATAGAATGCAGCCCAAGGCCCAAACATCAGATGAGTAGTCATAAGGTTTTCCGTCACAAACTTCTGGCGAAATGTAGTTGCAAGTTCCAATTATTGTGTCTGTTTTCTtgttactaaaaaaaaatagatatattaaatgtacttcgataatttaataagtaacttacttttgaattaatttcgaaATTCCGAAATCACCAATCTTTACCACCAGCATTCCTTCT encodes the following:
- the LOC109603535 gene encoding cyclin-dependent kinases regulatory subunit-like, which gives rise to MERIQELRAKIMYSEKYCDDEYEYRHVILPTELAKMVPKSHLMTEDEWRDLGIQQSKGWQHYMIHNPEPHILLFKRPISYAKRR
- the LOC109603533 gene encoding E3 ubiquitin-protein ligase TRIM37 translates to MASRNKPGSKNDDPTVESLAEVFRCFICMEKLRDAHLCPHCSKLCCYVCIRRWLTEQRSQCPHCRASLHLHELVNCRWVEEVTQQLDTLQAVSLNGSRTDENDRDKCISHLEKLSVYCWTCRCCICHQCALWGGTHSGHTFKPLDEVYEQHVSQIKDEVAQLRRRLMELISIVQEVERNVESVRSAKDERVREIRNAVELMIARLDSQLKTKLLTLMGQKDSLTQETEQLEHLLHEIEHQMHTCTRSELISKSSELSRMIHAIRKKPMTSFVTAPVPADFHSEIVPAYNSSTFVMHCFSQLQRKADPVYSTPMHCNGLCWRLKVYPDGNGVVRGNYLSVFLELSAGYPETSKYEYRVEMIHQASRDSSKNIVREFASDFEVGECWGYNRFFRLDLLASEGYLNVALDTLVLRFQVRAPTFYQRCRDQQWYINQLQTVQNQYISQINESKERLAAEISRNAVAATLGNGQSLDMGGVALVKSLYNMTLSNTDAGDQAAASSSQRNLPEKGYSVSGDLNLCNKSLLSLKSATLEAQKSQDCACSSSTSQSDAASTTSLASMQPSPLKKASEETNNLNRSQDTPRPMLGLGVSMSSPNLFNMSWALSNSSSESEMSEPENDFEPEAANLTHAGGEISNDENDVDLETMSGENDVEYAEFSMAQRLMLRESSPGLNTQGATALPRTFEERLKQLKFHPNQFGNSVFSNVPIKDVAESHVPKSEDASAVSLENKKKLKHRFKGTTDQVTPSTSSTAGGWSETVPLSQNTKESVMGPLESFLRSINCYPEHDQNRKKDCPKDKRRSSQSQSTTQTSPVFALPLLQPSSPPPLSDNIDSVQPSSSTGFSWTPSLLSQRRPGKSPKGMQSESAKPEKDAKGGRLDSQPNSA
- the LOC109603536 gene encoding serine/threonine-protein kinase Nek8, with the translated sequence MDLYNPIQLLGKGTFGTVHLCERIHNKQKVVIKQINTYLEGEQLKAAKNEVAILKSLNHPNIIQYYHSFAKNTTFFIIMQYASKGSLYDLIAKSRPELFEPKFVKNIFCQILMGLWYIHSKKIIHRDLKCENLFLTGEGMLVVKIGDFGISKLIQNNKKTDTIIGTCNYISPEVCDGKPYDYSSDVWALGCILYELCALEKMFDGTVSNVVLSIAKGKIKKINTQKYGQSMQDIIEKLLSPNPSDRPSVAEIIAYPELFPTLYRLTAELGCLNLETK
- the LOC109603534 gene encoding isocitrate dehydrogenase [NADP] cytoplasmic, with the translated sequence MGKIKAGPVVDILGDEMTRIIWDSIKEKLILPFLDIELHVYDLGIENRDKTNDQVTIDCANAVKKYNVGIKCATITPDEKRVEEFKLKEMWKSPNGTIRNILGGTVFREAIICKNIPRLVSGWNQPIIIGRHAHADQYKATDFVVPGEGKLELIFTSKSGETIKHTVHDYKGAGVALGMFNTDESITDFAHCCFKYALDRGYPLYLSTKNTILKKYDGRFKDIFQNIYDTQYKPQYEAKKIWYEHRLIDDMVAYAMKSEGGFVWACKNYDGDVQSDSVAQGYGSLGLMTSVLICPDGKTVESEAAHGTVTRHYRQYQKGQETSTNPIASIFAWTRGLEHRAKLDNNKELEKFAKTLEEVCIDTIESGFMTKDLAICIKGMNNVKRSDYLETFEFMDKLAENLKKRVSI